Genomic segment of bacterium:
GCAGCCCGAATAATCGGACCCGTGAAAGGTCCGGCGAAATAAGGGCAACGTGGCCGCCTTGGGGGAGGGGGCCACCTTTTCCGGAACCGAAGGGCCGGGCGCAACATCGCCCGGCTCTTTGACATTGTGCGCGCCGCCGCGCCGCGTTCAATCGGGTTCGGCGGGCGCCATGTCCGGCGCGATCGCATTCATCTCGCGCAGCTTTTCGAGGATCGCCCCCGCGATCACCGCGTGACCGTGCGCGTTCGGATGCCCGCCGTCGGGATTGAACAGATCCTCGCCCGCCTTCTGGTGTTCTTTCAGGATCGCCCATAGATCGAGAAGCGGAATGCCGCATTGCCCGGCGGCGCGGCGGATCACCGGGTTGCGCTCGGGCACCTTGTCGAACGCGTGCGGCAGCGTCATCACGATCGTGCGCGCGCCGTTTTCGCCGGCGAGCCTTTTTATCGCGCAGAGATTCGCGACGTAGTCGCTCATCGTCACGCGGAAGTTGCGCTCCTCGCCGTCCGGCGGCGTCTCATCCTCGTAGCGGCGGCTTGCGATCTTGCGGCGGATCGGATCGACCAGGCGCTCGACGAGTTGCACGGCGCGCGAAACGTGCAGCGCCTCGCGCAGCGCGCCCGCGCCTTGGCCGCCCGCGGCGATCAGGCGATCCGGCAGGCCGGAGGGCGGGGGGATGTTGTCGTTGAAGCCGACGTACACGACGACGACGTCCGGCTTGTAGGCGAGCAGATCGCGTTCGAGGTATTCGCGAATCTGGTAGCTCGTGTAGCCCGGAACGCCGGCGTTCAGCACCGTGGCGCGCTCCTTGCCATGCTGGGCGTCGAGCCGCTCTTCCAGAACGTGCGCGTAGGTTTCCCAATTCGCGACGCCGTCGCCGAACGTGCAGGAGTCGCCGAGCGTCACGACGCGAAACTCGCCCGGCGCCTTTGCGATCGGCACCGGCGCATCGCGGAATCCGCCGGCGTTGATCGTCTGGGTGTGCGGGCTCGCCTGATCGAGATCCTGGTTCGCGTTCGGGCGCAGGCGCCAGAAACGGTGCGGGTCGCCCTCGAAGATCGGGTTGTCGCCGCAGCGCGACCACCACGACGGGCAGTCGAAAAACGGCTCGTGGCGAAATCCCGCGATGCGCAAGCCGAGCTCGAGAGCGGCGATCGCGAGCGCGAACGTGACGAGTGAGAACGCCACGCGCCGAACGGAAACGCGCCGTCTCATGACGATTTCACCGCAAAAAACGGCCCGAGCGCGAGATCGTCGATGCCGGTCGAGACGAAGCAGGCGACCGCGTCCGCGGGCGTGTTCACGATCGGCTCTCCCATGACATTGAACGACGTATTCACGACGCACGGCACATCCGTGCGCGCCGCGAAGGCCGCAATGATTGCATGGTAGTCCGGGTCGTCCTCGCGCGTCACCGTCTGGATGCGCGCGGTGCCGTCGACGTGCGTCACGGCGGGGATGCGCGCGCGCCATTCGCCGCGCACCGGTACGGCCAGAAGCATGTACGGCGCATCGGGTGCGCGCATGTCGAACAGGTCGCCGGCGCGCTCGGCGAGCACCGACGGTCCGAACGGGCGAAACGCCTCGCGATGTTTCACGCGCGCGTTCAGGTGATCCTTCATCGTCGAGGGGCGGGGATCGGCGAGAATGCTGCGATGACCGAGCGCGCGCGGGCCCATCTCCGCGCGCCCCGCGAATCGCGCCACGATGCGCCCGGCGGCAAGCGCCTCGGCGATCGCTCCCGCCAGGTCGTCCGGCCGCGTGTACGGCACGTTCGCGCTTTTTAGCGCCACCTCGCAATCCGCGTCGGAATACGCCGGGCCCGCATAGGGCGAACGTTGCGCGTGGCGCGGCGCGGCCGGATTTTCGTGATGCACCGCGAGCGCCGCGCCCCACGATGCGCCCGCGTCGTAGGCCGGCGGCGGAACGAAAAGCGCGTCGACGACGCCGTCGCGCAGGAGGCGATCGTTCGCGACGCAGTTGAGCGCAACGCCGCCGGAGTACGCCAGATGGCGGCAGCCCGTCTCGCGAACGAGCGCCCGCGCGATCGCGAGCACACTTTCCTCAAGCACGGCCTGCGCGGCGAAGGCGACGTCGCGGTGGCGGTCATCGATCGGCGACCCCGGCTCGCGCGGCGGGCCGAACGCTTCGACAAACTTTTGCGCGTGCCAGTTGCGCCGCGCGCGGTGGTAGTCGAAGTACGAGAGATCCAGGCGAAACGTACCGTCATCCGCCACGCGGACGATCTCGCGCATTCTGGCGACGAATTTTGATGAGCCGTACGCGGAAAGACCCATCACCTTTCCCTCGTCGCAATTTTGCCTGAAGCCGAGGTATTCGGTGATCGTGCAATAAAACAGGCCGAGCGAGTGCGGGTAGAACACCTCGCGCAGGCGGCGGATTTTTCCGCCTTCGCCGATGCCGAGCCAGGTCGTCGCGATCTCGCCGTTGCCGTCCACGACGAGGATCGCCGCGCGCTCGAACGGCGAAGGATAATACGCGCCCGCCGCGTGAGCGAGATAATGATTGACGTGGCGAAACGATCCGGTGAATCCGTAGCGCGCACGGAAAGTCGCCTCCACGTTTCGCATGCTGCGCCAGTTGCCAAGCTGCACGCGCGCAAGCTGGCGAAGCGAGCCCGGCAGGCGCGCGATCGTCTGCCCGACGCGGCGCGCGAATCCCGGCTGCGGATCCCAGTAAAACGCGACAGTGGACAAATCGCGCACCGCCGCGCCGGCTT
This window contains:
- a CDS encoding SGNH/GDSL hydrolase family protein, producing the protein MRRRVSVRRVAFSLVTFALAIAALELGLRIAGFRHEPFFDCPSWWSRCGDNPIFEGDPHRFWRLRPNANQDLDQASPHTQTINAGGFRDAPVPIAKAPGEFRVVTLGDSCTFGDGVANWETYAHVLEERLDAQHGKERATVLNAGVPGYTSYQIREYLERDLLAYKPDVVVVYVGFNDNIPPPSGLPDRLIAAGGQGAGALREALHVSRAVQLVERLVDPIRRKIASRRYEDETPPDGEERNFRVTMSDYVANLCAIKRLAGENGARTIVMTLPHAFDKVPERNPVIRRAAGQCGIPLLDLWAILKEHQKAGEDLFNPDGGHPNAHGHAVIAGAILEKLREMNAIAPDMAPAEPD